A window of Lactococcus lactis contains these coding sequences:
- a CDS encoding GNAT family N-acetyltransferase: MRNNVEKKKIKKQNVMQKYDLITKEPIFQKFKTNNKQLYKQNIDLRNAVLRKPLKKLITSDEMMVEQNNQFYGITINDTLVATFSSYPKDSDMVRLVSFAVDAQHQQQGLGSRLLSWAIDDFRKQGYYRVSLSARASAHNFYLKQGFKDTREPQINHYLNVVDFEMQYIIPTRN, from the coding sequence ATGAGGAATAATGTTGAGAAGAAAAAAATAAAAAAACAAAACGTGATGCAGAAATATGATTTGATAACTAAAGAACCTATTTTTCAAAAATTTAAAACAAATAACAAACAACTTTATAAACAAAATATTGATTTAAGAAATGCTGTTTTGAGAAAACCACTAAAAAAGTTAATTACATCAGATGAAATGATGGTTGAGCAAAACAATCAGTTTTACGGTATTACGATTAATGATACTTTAGTCGCAACATTTTCAAGTTATCCAAAAGATTCTGATATGGTTCGATTAGTATCCTTTGCTGTTGATGCTCAACATCAACAACAGGGACTGGGATCGCGTTTGTTAAGCTGGGCAATTGATGATTTTCGTAAGCAAGGATATTATCGAGTGAGCTTGTCAGCACGGGCTTCGGCTCACAATTTTTATTTGAAACAAGGATTTAAAGATACTAGAGAACCACAAATAAATCACTATCTGAATGTAGTAGACTTTGAAATGCAGTATATTATTCCAACACGGAACTAA
- a CDS encoding restriction endonuclease subunit S, translated as MVGTMAKIDDSVKKKVPELRFPGFTDDWEERKLTDVTYSYSGLTYSPTDVQDKGTFVLRSSNVKNDQLIDADNVYVNPDVVNSNNVKVGDVIVVVRNGSRSLIGKHAIVTKEMPHTVIGAFMSAFRGENGDYINALLSTNNFQKEVHKSLGATINQITGKDFSMMNFLTPKLEEQNKIGSFFKQLDNTIALHQCKLDLLKEQKKGFLQKMFV; from the coding sequence ATGGTGGGGACTATGGCGAAAATAGATGATTCAGTTAAAAAGAAAGTTCCAGAATTAAGGTTTCCGGGATTTACGGATGATTGGGAAGAGCGTAAGTTAACCGATGTAACTTATAGCTATTCCGGATTAACATATAGTCCAACTGATGTACAAGATAAAGGCACATTCGTTTTACGGTCATCGAATGTAAAAAACGATCAACTTATTGATGCTGACAATGTCTATGTCAATCCTGATGTCGTCAATTCAAATAATGTAAAAGTTGGTGATGTTATTGTAGTTGTACGAAATGGAAGTAGATCTCTAATTGGGAAACACGCTATTGTTACCAAAGAAATGCCTCATACGGTAATCGGAGCATTTATGTCCGCTTTTCGAGGAGAAAATGGGGATTATATTAATGCATTATTGAGTACTAATAATTTTCAAAAAGAAGTTCATAAAAGTTTGGGAGCCACTATCAATCAAATTACAGGAAAAGACTTTTCTATGATGAATTTTCTAACTCCTAAACTTGAAGAACAGAATAAAATCGGTTCATTTTTCAAGCAGCTGGATAACACTATCGCTCTTCATCAGTGTAAGCTAGATCTTCTCAAAGAGCAGAAAAAAGGATTTCTACAAAAAATGTTTGTATAA